A single Pedobacter sp. PACM 27299 DNA region contains:
- a CDS encoding ATP-dependent helicase: MDYLAGLNPQQRAAVENTQGPAMIVAGAGSGKTRVITYRVAHLIEKGVDPFNILVLTFTNKASKDMRERIMKVIGAEAKNIWMGTFHSVFAKILRVEAEKIGYPSSFTIYDTDDSKSLIRAILREMQLDDKLYNANFVYNRISSAKNNLVSHIEYQENAEIQAEDISNKRPLIGAIYETYTKRCFKSGAMDFDDLLFKTNVLLKNHPDVLNKYQQKFKYLMVDEYQDTNFSQYTIVKKLAAAYQNICVVGDDAQSIYAFRGANIQNILNFERDYPDLKVYKLEQNYRSTQNIVEVANSIIANNKNQLEKNVFSDNEPGDRIRVQRAFTDNEEGKIVAEAIIQERSSKGYNYNDFAILYRTNAQSRAMEEGLRKLNVPYKIYGGLSFYQRKEIKDLIAYFRLTFNPSDEEAIKRVINYPKRGLGDTTVEKLLVAADEHNVTMWEVVCNPQQYIAGRIANQLNDFAMMIKSFTVEAKKLDAYEAALYIAQHSGILKELHSDMTDEGRGRHENIQELLNGIKEFGEREDIEDRSLEIFMQDIALLTNDDKSNDKNVDTVSLMTIHSSKGLEFKNVFVVGLEENLFPSQMSLNSRSDLEEERRLFYVAVTRAEKKLTLTYSTSRYRWGTLTNCEPSRFIEEINARYLEIEVPKSAKPPTSDDSFSSERRSWTQQRDSFSKPKPAASGTATGTSTAPRPKTSVLPKAHVPTPGFAPDAANLFQNGMEVEHEKFGFGKIVSLEGSLPDVKATVFFQGLGNKQLLLKFAKLRIVK; encoded by the coding sequence TTGGATTATTTAGCAGGATTAAACCCCCAACAACGCGCAGCAGTAGAAAACACCCAGGGACCAGCAATGATTGTCGCAGGTGCAGGCTCCGGAAAAACACGTGTCATTACTTATAGAGTAGCTCACCTGATTGAAAAAGGAGTAGATCCATTCAATATTCTGGTGCTTACTTTTACCAATAAAGCCTCCAAAGATATGCGCGAGCGAATCATGAAAGTGATTGGCGCAGAAGCAAAGAATATCTGGATGGGTACTTTTCACTCCGTATTTGCGAAAATATTAAGAGTAGAAGCAGAGAAGATCGGTTATCCTTCCAGTTTCACCATCTATGATACAGACGATAGTAAAAGTCTGATCAGAGCGATACTGCGCGAAATGCAGCTGGACGACAAGCTTTACAATGCCAATTTCGTATACAACAGGATCTCTTCTGCGAAAAACAACCTGGTTTCCCACATCGAATACCAGGAGAATGCAGAAATCCAGGCAGAAGACATCAGCAATAAACGTCCTTTAATCGGAGCGATTTATGAAACGTATACCAAACGCTGCTTCAAATCAGGCGCAATGGATTTTGACGATTTGCTGTTTAAAACAAATGTGCTGTTAAAAAATCATCCTGACGTCTTGAATAAATACCAGCAGAAATTCAAATACCTGATGGTAGATGAGTACCAGGATACTAACTTTTCACAGTACACCATCGTGAAGAAATTAGCAGCAGCCTACCAGAATATCTGTGTGGTAGGTGATGATGCGCAAAGTATCTATGCTTTCAGGGGTGCAAATATTCAGAACATCCTGAATTTTGAACGCGATTACCCGGATTTGAAAGTGTATAAACTAGAGCAGAATTACCGCTCTACCCAAAATATTGTAGAAGTTGCAAACAGCATCATCGCCAACAATAAAAACCAGTTGGAGAAGAATGTATTCTCTGACAATGAGCCTGGCGACAGGATCAGGGTACAGCGCGCCTTTACCGACAATGAGGAAGGTAAAATTGTAGCAGAAGCCATCATTCAGGAACGTAGTTCTAAAGGGTATAACTACAATGATTTTGCTATCTTATACCGTACCAACGCACAGTCCAGAGCAATGGAGGAAGGTTTAAGAAAACTCAATGTCCCTTATAAAATATATGGCGGACTATCTTTCTACCAACGTAAAGAGATCAAGGATTTAATTGCTTATTTCCGCTTAACCTTCAACCCAAGTGATGAAGAGGCCATCAAAAGGGTAATCAATTACCCAAAAAGAGGGCTTGGTGATACGACCGTAGAAAAACTATTGGTTGCTGCTGATGAACACAATGTGACCATGTGGGAAGTCGTATGTAATCCACAACAGTACATTGCCGGCAGAATCGCCAATCAATTGAATGATTTCGCAATGATGATCAAGAGTTTCACTGTAGAAGCCAAGAAATTGGATGCTTATGAAGCCGCTTTATACATCGCACAACATTCTGGGATTTTAAAAGAATTACATTCCGACATGACTGATGAAGGTCGTGGGCGACATGAAAACATACAGGAATTATTAAACGGGATCAAGGAATTTGGAGAACGCGAAGATATCGAAGACCGCAGTCTGGAAATATTTATGCAGGACATTGCCTTGTTGACCAATGACGATAAATCAAACGACAAAAACGTAGATACCGTTTCATTAATGACCATTCACTCTTCAAAAGGGCTGGAATTTAAGAACGTATTTGTAGTTGGTTTAGAGGAAAACCTCTTCCCTTCTCAGATGTCGCTCAATTCAAGGTCTGATTTAGAAGAAGAACGCAGGTTATTTTATGTAGCAGTAACCCGGGCAGAGAAGAAACTGACCCTTACCTACTCTACTTCGAGATACAGATGGGGAACTTTAACCAATTGTGAGCCAAGTCGTTTTATCGAGGAAATCAATGCCCGTTACCTGGAAATTGAGGTACCAAAATCTGCTAAACCACCTACTAGCGACGACAGTTTCTCTTCTGAAAGAAGAAGCTGGACACAGCAAAGGGATAGTTTCAGCAAACCAAAGCCTGCTGCTTCTGGCACAGCAACCGGTACTTCTACCGCTCCAAGACCTAAAACATCGGTATTGCCTAAAGCCCATGTGCCTACACCGGGTTTCGCACCTGATGCGGCAAACCTTTTTCAAAATGGAATGGAAGTGGAGCATGAGAAATTCGGTTTCGGTAAAATTGTGAGTCTGGAAGGCAGCTTACCTGATGTAAAAGCAACGGTATTTTTTCAAGGTCTGGGTAATAAGCAGTTATTATTAAAATTTGCTAAATTGCGAATTGTTAAATAA
- the murA gene encoding UDP-N-acetylglucosamine 1-carboxyvinyltransferase, with translation MNAFEIIGGQKLKGEITPQGAKNEALQIISAVLLTEEKITISNIPDIKDVNKLIELLGDLGVTVERLSKDTYTFEAKNINLDFFQSDIFKSKGGSLRGSIMIVGPLLARFGKAAIPKPGGDKIGRRRLDTHFLGFEKLGAKFVYDAKKEFFNVDATALKGAYILMDEASVTGTANIVMTAVMATGITTIYNAACEPYLQQLCKMLNRMGAKITGVGSNLLTIEGVTKLGGTEHRMLPDMIEIGSFIGLAAMTESEITIKNVCYSELGIIPEVFRKLGIKFELRGDDIFIPSQKHYVIESFIDGSMLTIADSPWPGFTPDLLSIVLVVATQAKGSVLIHQKMFESRLFFVDKLIDMGAQIILCDPHRATVNGINKQYKLRGISMTSPDIRAGVSLLIAALSAEGKSTIFNIEQIERGYQDIDTRLRALGAQIKRVDASAPSH, from the coding sequence ATGAATGCATTCGAAATAATTGGTGGACAAAAGTTAAAAGGTGAAATCACACCTCAGGGAGCGAAGAATGAAGCCCTACAAATTATCTCAGCAGTTTTATTAACTGAAGAAAAAATCACCATCAGTAATATCCCTGATATTAAAGATGTTAACAAACTAATTGAACTATTAGGAGACCTTGGGGTAACCGTAGAACGTCTTTCAAAAGACACTTATACTTTTGAAGCCAAAAACATTAACCTGGATTTCTTCCAATCAGATATTTTTAAATCTAAAGGCGGCAGTTTAAGAGGATCAATTATGATCGTCGGTCCACTATTGGCCCGTTTCGGTAAAGCAGCAATTCCTAAACCAGGCGGCGATAAAATCGGCCGCAGAAGATTGGATACGCATTTCTTAGGCTTTGAGAAATTAGGTGCTAAATTCGTTTATGACGCTAAAAAAGAGTTTTTTAACGTAGATGCTACCGCCCTTAAAGGTGCTTATATCCTGATGGATGAAGCTTCCGTAACCGGAACTGCAAATATTGTGATGACTGCTGTTATGGCCACAGGCATCACGACCATTTATAACGCTGCCTGTGAGCCTTACTTACAGCAACTTTGTAAAATGCTGAACCGTATGGGTGCCAAAATTACTGGGGTAGGTTCCAACCTGCTGACCATTGAAGGTGTCACCAAACTTGGCGGTACAGAACACCGCATGCTGCCTGATATGATTGAAATCGGTTCTTTCATTGGCCTTGCGGCGATGACCGAATCAGAAATCACGATTAAAAACGTATGCTATTCAGAACTAGGAATTATTCCTGAAGTTTTCAGAAAACTAGGTATCAAATTTGAACTTAGAGGTGATGATATTTTCATTCCTTCTCAGAAACATTATGTAATTGAATCCTTTATTGATGGCTCTATGCTCACTATCGCAGATTCTCCATGGCCAGGATTCACTCCTGATTTGTTGAGTATCGTATTGGTAGTAGCTACTCAAGCCAAAGGATCAGTATTGATTCATCAGAAAATGTTTGAAAGCCGTCTGTTCTTTGTCGACAAACTGATTGACATGGGTGCTCAAATCATCCTATGTGATCCACACAGAGCAACAGTAAACGGAATCAACAAGCAATATAAATTAAGAGGTATCAGCATGACTTCTCCGGATATCCGTGCAGGAGTATCCCTATTGATCGCTGCTTTATCTGCGGAAGGAAAATCAACGATTTTCAATATCGAGCAAATTGAGCGTGGTTACCAGGACATTGACACCCGTTTACGCGCCCTTGGTGCACAGATTAAACGTGTTGATGCTTCAGCACCTAGTCACTAG
- a CDS encoding DUF4290 domain-containing protein, giving the protein MNFDYNTTRNELILAEYGRNVQNMVKYIIELPDLEERNKYAQAVIDLMGFLNPHLRDVADFKHKLWDHLHIISGYKIDVDSPYPKPTPEDALVKPKHIGYPQQKITYKHYGKTVETMIEKAKAVDDPERRAAMVQGIANFMKMAYVTWNKDSVADETILKNLRELSGGELQLDENVNLAKVEFKPVVTRPANNNNRGRQNNNNNNGKGRQNSTSNNNRPQRNNNSNPKPRH; this is encoded by the coding sequence ATGAATTTCGATTATAATACCACAAGAAACGAGTTAATCCTCGCCGAATACGGCCGTAATGTACAGAACATGGTGAAGTACATTATTGAATTACCCGACCTTGAAGAACGTAATAAATATGCTCAGGCGGTGATAGATCTTATGGGATTCTTAAACCCCCATTTGCGTGATGTTGCTGATTTTAAGCATAAATTATGGGATCACCTACACATCATCTCGGGTTATAAAATCGATGTAGACAGCCCTTATCCAAAGCCTACCCCTGAAGATGCTTTAGTAAAACCGAAACATATCGGCTACCCTCAGCAAAAAATCACCTATAAACACTACGGTAAAACTGTGGAAACGATGATTGAAAAGGCAAAAGCCGTTGATGATCCGGAACGCAGAGCGGCAATGGTACAAGGCATCGCAAATTTCATGAAAATGGCTTACGTCACCTGGAATAAAGACAGTGTTGCGGATGAAACGATCCTGAAAAACCTGCGCGAGCTGTCGGGTGGTGAGCTGCAACTGGATGAAAATGTAAACCTGGCGAAGGTTGAATTCAAACCTGTAGTGACCAGACCAGCGAACAACAATAACCGCGGCAGACAAAACAACAATAACAACAACGGTAAAGGCAGACAAAACAGCACCAGTAACAACAACCGCCCTCAGCGTAACAACAATAGCAATCCAAAACCACGTCACTAG
- a CDS encoding PH domain-containing protein, with protein METNFSAPKRQSPIGVVIIFANQLQQSIRVLIFPIILLLVRTKSSGTGYLIAGFLAYLIVLAIHSYFSYLKFTFFLDEEKQEFIIQKGIFNRENLIIRLDKIQQVNINQSLIQRIVGVYSLDIDTAGSDQKEASIKAIDHEAATILREKLLSRTFATATNELTAANHTEYSATPGATTQKSTNTDKQQHSNNQGHYGGYSNIPILKLSSNTLFKVGLTSNYGASIALLGGFIYAILEATKNYTEAFQLEENPISQLATQGLGLISLCILLIFALIIVLGTNLIRTFLKYYNFEIRKEKTFLSIHSGLFEKKHILLKPERVQISSYSQNFFQKKMNLINLKFKQAAFNTAEEEDKDNKKHDIEIPGCDEKERNEILKMIYHCLPVKGSSFVPNYRFLLLTVMLRIVLPAIIFVGLAQLRLALQPYLWIILPYAIFAGILLYFEYAHHRLFVSEDFILKKSGIWDIEYQTMEPHKIQKITTKQYFWHKKADIGHLILHTAAGTLHFKYGKYADIHQIVNYWLYKVESGKKDWM; from the coding sequence ATGGAAACTAATTTTTCCGCCCCAAAAAGGCAATCTCCGATTGGTGTGGTCATCATCTTTGCCAACCAGCTCCAGCAAAGCATCCGGGTATTGATATTCCCGATCATCTTACTGCTTGTCCGCACAAAAAGCAGTGGTACGGGATACCTCATCGCAGGATTTCTTGCTTACCTGATCGTTCTCGCCATCCATTCCTATTTCAGCTATCTTAAATTCACGTTCTTTCTCGATGAAGAAAAACAGGAATTCATCATCCAAAAGGGCATATTTAACCGGGAAAACCTGATCATCAGGCTGGATAAAATCCAACAGGTAAACATCAACCAATCCTTGATTCAAAGAATAGTTGGTGTTTACAGCCTCGATATTGATACCGCGGGAAGTGATCAAAAAGAAGCCAGTATCAAGGCTATTGATCATGAGGCAGCGACCATCCTCAGAGAGAAATTATTGAGCAGAACATTTGCCACCGCAACAAACGAATTGACAGCTGCAAATCATACTGAATACTCAGCTACTCCAGGAGCTACTACTCAAAAATCAACTAATACCGATAAACAGCAGCACAGCAACAACCAAGGTCACTATGGCGGTTACAGCAATATCCCAATCTTAAAATTAAGCAGCAATACCCTATTTAAAGTAGGATTGACTTCTAATTACGGCGCAAGCATCGCTCTGTTAGGTGGTTTTATCTATGCGATCCTGGAGGCCACAAAAAACTATACCGAAGCATTTCAGCTGGAAGAAAACCCCATTAGCCAACTGGCTACACAAGGCCTCGGTCTGATTTCCTTATGCATTCTGCTGATTTTTGCATTGATCATCGTTTTAGGAACCAATCTGATCCGAACCTTTCTGAAGTATTACAACTTTGAAATCAGAAAAGAAAAAACTTTCCTTTCTATTCATTCTGGGCTCTTTGAAAAGAAACACATCTTGCTGAAACCTGAAAGGGTGCAAATTAGCAGCTACAGCCAGAACTTTTTCCAGAAAAAAATGAACCTGATCAATTTAAAATTTAAACAGGCAGCATTCAATACGGCCGAAGAAGAAGATAAAGACAATAAGAAACATGATATAGAAATCCCGGGATGTGATGAAAAGGAAAGAAATGAAATCTTAAAAATGATTTACCACTGTCTGCCTGTGAAAGGCAGTTCTTTTGTACCCAACTACCGCTTCCTCCTACTGACCGTCATGCTACGCATTGTGCTTCCAGCTATTATTTTTGTAGGATTAGCACAGCTGAGACTGGCTTTACAACCTTACCTATGGATAATTCTTCCCTATGCTATTTTCGCTGGGATCCTGCTCTATTTTGAATATGCCCACCATAGGTTATTTGTATCGGAAGATTTCATCCTCAAAAAAAGTGGCATCTGGGACATTGAATATCAAACGATGGAGCCTCATAAAATTCAAAAAATTACTACTAAACAATATTTTTGGCATAAGAAAGCAGATATCGGTCATTTGATCCTGCATACTGCTGCCGGTACCTTGCATTTTAAATACGGAAAGTACGCCGATATTCATCAGATCGTAAACTATTGGTTATATAAAGTAGAGTCAGGCAAAAAAGATTGGATGTAA